GCCCCGTCGTAAGCCGGGCCCAGCGGTTCGATGGCGGCTTCGACCGGTGAAAAGCGAGCGCCCAGGACTTCGCTATCTTCGATTTCGTCGTCGACGCCAAAGTCCGCGTCGAAGTCGTCATCGGGCGCCTCGCCTCCACGTCCGTACGCGCTTCGGACCGCGCCGGCTTCGGCGGCCGCGGCGTGGACCCACGCGCAGTGGGCGCCCGCCGTGTCGATGACGATCAAGCCAAGGCGGTCGCCGTCCACCGACAACCTCTGGGCGAGCCACTCCGCGGCGGCTGCTGCGTCTTCGCTTGCCTCGGACGCGTAGCGACCATCAATGCGCGGGCTGGTCCATACGGCAGCCGCATGCTGACCGATCAGGCGCACCGCCCGGATGCGATCGCCACGCTCGTCGCGCTCGATGAAGCAGACGCGTTCGCTCACCGATCGTCCTCGGCGCCCGGTTGGCCGCCACCGTTGTTGCTCCCGTTGCCCGGTGCCGCCCCGCCGCCACGACGGCTGGTGCCGCTGTTGCCACCACCACCGCGACCGCTCTGTCCGCCCTGCCCCTGCCCGCCGGCGCTCGAGCCGGATTGGGCCCGCTGCATGGCCGTCGGAACGCGCGTTCGGGTCACGCCTTGCTCTTCGAGTGTCTCGGCCTTTGGCGTGGCACCCGGGGGCGTGATGATCTGGCTGCCGCCCGCAGCCTCTCCCCCGGCGCCCATGTCGCTCACCATCAGCATGGGCTTGCCCACAGTCAGTTCGCGTTCCTGGCCGCGATACCGCACCCGGGCATACCCGGGCTGAACTTCGAGCACGTCGACCGAGCCGCCACGCTGCCCCTCGGCGATCGCGGTCTGGGCCGCGCCCTCTCGGATGACCGCCATCATGGAGCCCGGCTGCCCGATGGCAGCAACGAGCACGATGTCCTGCGGCGGTGGGGTTTCGCCTCCACCCTCTTCGACTCCCTTGGTGGGTTCCTGCACCGGTTCAAGGCTGTACACCGACGAGAGGCCCGAGGCGATCAACGGCGGGAAGACGTCGTAGCCATCGTCGGTCCCGCCGACGGTCGCGGGCGGCGGCGGCGGCAGCGTCGGGTCGGGTGCCGGCTCGACTTTCCGATCCACAACCACGGCTCCCAGGGCCATGCCAACAAAGACCACGCACGCAACCCCCGCGGCGATCTGCATCGTCCGGCGCTTCTGCATGGTGCTCGCTCGACTCTGTCTGGTTGCCATTCGTGGTTCCCCTATCGACCGCCCGTGCGGCCTCAAGTTTAGCGTCTGCCCGCCGCGTACTCGACCATCTCGCGCTCGTCCATCCGCCGCCACAGCAGGAAGGGGCCGAGCGGGGTGAATGCGCCACTATCGGCACGCTGGCGAATCTCACGCCCGTCGACCTCGACGATGGCTTCATACATCGATCCAACCCGGTCCCGTCGATCAAGCACCGAGATCCGAAGCCGCCACAAGTCCGGCTCGCCCACCAGCAGTCGCTGCATCGTCCGGCGATCCTCCATCTCCGTGGCATAATCGGCGATGATCGATCGGAGCCACTGGGTGCCGCGAGACGTGTCGGCATCTTCGCGTGCCAGCACGATGTCGCGAGCCATCGCCGAGGCCTGACCATCGCCGATCATGGGCGCAATCGCCGCCGCGAGCACTTCTTCGGGCGCCGTCACGGCACTGATGGCTACGGGACCCACGGCTCGGGTCCACTGTTCGAGGACCTGCTCGTCGCCCGCTCGCATGAGGATGCTGTCGTACGCGCTCTGGGCGAAGGGCAATTCAGCCTCCGATACCCCCTCGAACGAAGACAGGATGGATCCCTGCGCGTCTTCGATGTCCAGGCGGATCGTCCGTCCGCCATCCATCGTCAGGTCCAGCGCGTGCCCGCCCTGCTTGGCGATCTCGTTGAGCCGGCGACTGGCGCCGGTGAGCCATGCGCCGGCCACCTCACGAATGCCGCGTTCCAGGTGGCGATCCTGCGTCCATCGCATCTGGCGGATGGTCGATCGCGTCTGCTGGCCCTGGCGCTCGAGCATGACCGCAATCGCCATCGTGGCCACCATCGACAGAATGACCACCAGCGGCAGCGCAAAGCCTCGGGATCGACGCCGGTTGGCAGCACGGGAGGCCATCAATTCGTCCCCCCACCCAGGCCGGACGTCCGGCCATCCTCGCCCGTCTCGCTGATCGGCTCGTCTTCCGCATCGGGATCGCCGAATGCGTCGCCTTCTTCGGCATCAGGATCGGTACCGATCGTCCATGCAAGTTCGAACAGCCAGGCGACGGTGACGTTCTGGGCCGTCGTCATTTCAAGTTCGGCATACGCGGCCAGATCGAGCTCGCCCAGGACCTCGAACCGATCGCGCCACTCACCCTCCTTAAAGAACCGCCAGCGCGCCCAGACGATGCTGTCGATCAGCATGACCGCTCCGTCGACGAACGCAGGATCCAGGCCCTCCGATTCGATTAGCTCCGCGTCGCCCTCGTCTCCTGCGATGGGAATCCACCACATGCTGAACACACGCAGACCGAGTTCGTTCAGCCGCCGCTCATCTCGGAAGACGAATGCGCCACGCACGGCGCCCTCTTCGTCGACGGACGAACCGACCTCGACGGTCTCCAGGCCCAGCTGCGCGATCCGCATTCGGCGGAGCGTGTCGGCGTACGATGGAAGCACGCAAGGCGCACTGAGCGCAAGTTCCAGGCGCTGGGGCATGGTGCTTTCGGGCTGGCCCAGCCCCTGTTGACCGATGCGAACGCGCCGAACCATGGGCTGGCTGCGAAGCCTTGGGTCTTGCTCCAGCAGCACGCGCGGCCGGAAGCTGCTCGCCGTGGCGGCCAGATCGTCCAGGGTGTCCTGCTCGCTCTGTTCGCCCTGACCGCCGCCCAGGCCACGGCCGTCGGCAACAGCGGCCTCGGCCTGTTCCTGGGCAGTCCGGGCTGCCTCGGCCGTCTGCTGCTCCTGGCGAGACATCACCAACAGCGAGCCCAGCGCACGGCTGACCACCCGCTGCGTGCGCTGGAGCTGGAAGCTCTCTTCGGCACGCACCTCAGCGATCGAATCGGCGCGCTCCATGGTGTGGAACATGCCCATCGCCGCGAAGAGGATGACAGTGCCAATGACGATGGCCATGGAGAGTTCGATCAGCGTGAAGCCGGGCTTGTGGGTGGCCATCAGTTTCCCCCCATCGCCCCGGCACCGGGCGCCTGAGAACCGCCCGACCGGGTCGAGGCGCCACCGCCCATGATCCCTTCCATGATGCTGCCGTCCTTGATCCCGCGCTCAAAGGTGTCGGGGTTTCGGCTCGCCAGCGGATCAAGCATCCGCCGGACGATGATCCCCGGCGTGCTGGGACCGGGTGCGTAGGCGCCGCCGCTGTCTTCGTGCAGCCACACGCTGACGGTCAGCTCACGAAGCCGCGTCAGCGACAGCGGCGTGGGCTCGTCGGTCGCGTTGGGGTCGTAGACCTCGATGGGCGCCGAGTCGTAGGTCCAGCGGTAGAGATGCCGGCCATACGCGATGGGTCGCCCGCCCTCAGGCATGCCGTTCGGATTGTCCAGGTACATCACAACCACGCGGTTGGCCACCTCGGACGCGCCCGCGATCTGCTCGGCCCGCTTCTGCTGGAGCACGAGGTAGTTGAGCGCGCCGAACACGCCCATGGCCACGATGCCCAGGAGGGCCGAGGCGAGCACTGCTTCGAGGAAGGTCATGCCCCGCCGGCTGCGTGCAGGTTGGACGGGTCGAGCGGTCATGGCTTACTGCGTACCGCTCTCGTCCAGGGTCCAGACGTTGATATCGTCGGCGGTGGTGTATTGGCCATCCTCGCCCGCGCTGATCAGGTCGAAGTCTCGACCGTCCTGGCCCGGTGCGGCGTAGTAGAACGGCTTGCCCCAACCATCCATCGGCACCGACTCCACGAAGCCGGGAGCGAGCGCATCGAGCGTGGGCGGGTACTGGTTGTTCACGCCCTGATACTCCACGATGGCGCGCTTGAGCGTGGTCATGCTGGCCTTGGTGCCGGTCGTCTTGCCGCGCAAGAGCGCCGGCCCGAAGGCGACGGTGGCCACGCCCATGAGCACGCCGATGATGAGGATCACCAGCGTCAGTTCGAGCAGCGAGAAGCCGCGTCGGGCGTGATGTCGATTGTAAGACCGTGTGTTCTTCATGATACTTCCTCGCTCTCTCTGCCTCGCATCACCATGATGCGCTCGCCGCGCGACGCTGTCGGTCGACGACGAATTCCCCCTCAACCCATGTCCATATTGGCCGTTGCCGTAAAGAGCGGTAGCATGATCGCCAGCACCATCGACCCGATCATCAGGAACATGAAGATGATCAAGCCGGGCTCGAGCACCGCAAGGGCGCGCGTGCTGCGACGCTCGACTTCCTCGGCCATGTCGTCGGCAAGGCTCTCGAAGGCTTCTTCGAGGTCGCCCGATCGTTCGGCGGCGATGAGCAGCTTGCGCACCGGCAGCGGCAACGCATCGACGTCTTCGATCAATTGCGCGAGCTGGCCACCCTCGACCAGCCGGCGCTGCAGCGTCTGTAATTGCTTACGGAGCTTGGCGTGGCTGACGGTCCGATACGCCACGACGAGCGCGTCGGCCAGCGTCACGCCCGAGCGGGTCATGGCGGCCATGACCGAGAAGAAGCGCGTCGTCTCCTGCGCGAGCACGAGCTCGCGCATGCCCGGCAATCGGCGGACGACGTTCCACACCGCGAGGACCACGGCCTTGCGCATGATGATGCCCGCGATGAGCAGCCCCAGCACGATCAGGAAGAACACGCCCAGGTTGTCGCGGATGGTCTGGCCGGCCGTCATCAGGGCGACGGTGAACCAGGGCAGTTCGCTGCCCATGCTGGCAAGGCGAGAGCCGATCATGGGCACGATGAAGGTCAGCATGCCCCAGCCGGCCAGGATGCTCACGCCCAGCACGATGATCGGGTAGAACATGAGCGTGATGGCTTGGCTGCGGACCTTGACCTGTCGCTCGGCGGTCCTGGCGATCTGGGCGCATGCGCCCCCAAGGTCGCCCGTGCGTTCGGCGGCCCGATAGACCGCGGAGGTCACCGGATCGACGATGCCGACCTTCGCACACGCGTCGGCGAACATCGAGCCTCCGGCGACCTGCGATCGCACTCGGCGGATGCGGTCGGCATGGCTGGCGTCGACGGCCGAGGCGGTGACGTCCAGGGCCTCGACCAGCGGTACGCCGCGGGAGACCAGTTGGCCCAGCACTGCGTTGAACTGGGCCTGGTCCTTCAGGCCCATGCGGCCGGCGCTGCCCAGCCACGCGGGCAACCGCCGAGACCACACGAGCACGCGTCGCTCACGCCCGAGCACGGATGCCAGTGCCCGCTCGCTGGCGGCGCTGCGGACCCCCAGACGCTTGCCGCCCGTGGGGCTGGACGCCAGGAAGAGGTATGGAGATGGACCCTTGGCGGCTCTGGACATTCGTGTTCCGTTCGTTCCCCTGATCGGTCATCGAGCCACCGAAGCGACAGCCCCGGCGTTGCGTGCAACGGCCCGCACGAGAGTCTAGTTCGGTCTGGCCACGCCGCAAGCCTCAGGCGCGACAGCGCCGGCTTATTGCGCAAGGTCGGTGTCCTGGGTGTCAGATCCTGCCCGGTTTGAAGGCAGCCCGGGCCGGATCCGACAAAACGACTCGCCCACAGGGATGCCGGGCCCGGGATCCTCCGTCATCGGGCGAATCGGCTGGGTTCAGGTCGTACGGCCTGACATGCCCTTGAGGGACGCCGATATCGCGGCTTCATGGAGCGGGATGCTGGCCTCGTCCATCGCCTGCTTGGCCCGAGCGAAGGCCTCGGGATCGACCGCCCGCCAGTCTTCCTGCGCCTTCGCGGCCATCTCGCGGACGGTCTGGACCGAAGCCTCGATGCGGCCTTGCAGGTCGTCGGACAGTTCGTTGCCGACACGGTCCAGGGCTTCGGAGATCCACTTGATGTCAAGCGAGGCATGCGCGACCAAGTCCACGATGCGGTGCCGGGTCATGTCGTCCCGGGCGTGCTCGATGGCCTGGGCCTCGATCGTGTCGACCTCTTCGCGCGTCAATCCATGGTTCGGAATGACCTGGAGCGTCGCCGTCTGCCCCGATCGCTTCTCGATCGCCGAGACGTTGAGCACGCCGTTCGCGTCGACGAGGAATTCGACTTCGAGTTGGGGCACCCCCGCCGGCATGGGCGGAATGCCTCGGAGCTTGAACATTCCCAACTCGCGGCAGTCCTCGGCCATCTCGCGTTCGCCCTGGAGGACCTTGAGCTCGATGGCGGTCTGGTTGTCCACGCTGGTGGAGAAGGTCTCCTTGGCGCGCGCGGGGACGGTGGCGCCGGCGACGATGAGCTTGGCCACGGCGCCCCCCACCGTCTCGATGCCCAGGCTCAGGGGGATCGCGTCGAGAAGGAGGCTGTTGCGGCTCAACCCTGCGAGGGTGGACGCCTGCACGGCTGCGCCCAATGCAACGACGCGATCGGGATCGAGAGCGGTATACGGCTCGAGCCCGAAGAACTGGGCAACGGCGCGGCGCACGGCTGGGATTCGCGTGGATCCGCCAACCAGTACGACCGCATCAATGGTCTCTCCTCCCGGCTGATTGGCCGCGGCACGCCTGGCCCGCTTGCAGGCGGCGATCGAGCGATCCAGCCAAGGCTTGATCAATGACTCGAACTCTTCTCGCGTGATGGTGCGTTCGTAGGTTCGGCCCTCGCCCAGATCGATGGAGATGGTCGCGGCCGTGTCTTCGCTCAAGCGGTGCTTGACGCCCTGAGCGAAGGTAAGCAACGCTCGACGCGTCTGGGGCGGCAATGCGCCGAGGGCGTCGGCAAGCCGATCGGGCAAGCCCAGATCGAATCGCTCGTTCGCCTCGGTCAGGAACAGGCCGACCAGCGCATGATCGGCGTCGTCGCCACCAAGCCGGGTGTCGCCATCGGTTGCCAGCACCTGGAAGATCGCCGGAGAGTCGCTGCTTGGGCCCGGCGTGATGCGGAGGATGGAGATGTCGAACGTGCCCCCGCCGAGATCGAAGACCGCGACGGTCGCGGGCTCCACGTTCGACCGCTGGGCGGAGCCCAAGCCGTACGCGAGCGCTGCCGCAGTCGGCTCACTGACGATGCGAACGACGTCGAGCCCTGCGAGCCTGCCGGCGTCTCGGGTGGCCTGTCGCTGCCCATCGTCGAAGTAGGCAGGCACGGTGACGACGGCTCTGCGGACGGACTCGCCCAAGGCTCGCTCGGCCTTGCGCTTCATCGTGCGAAGGATCTCGGCAGATACCTCCTGGGGCGTGAGGATGGCGGTCGACCCATCGGTCTTGGGGATGGCCACGGCCGCCATGTCTCTGGGGCCCTGGAGCACTTGGTAAGGCAGATAGGGAATATCGCCCGCCGCGTCGGTGAGGCTGCGGCCCATCAGCCGCTTGACGCTGGCGATCGTGGTGAGGGGGAATTCCACGGCCCGTTCACGGGCGTCGAGCCCCACGATGGCGTCCAGGGAGCCGTCGGGCCGTGGCTCGTAGCGAACGACGCTGGGGACGATGCCAGAGCCGGCGGCATTGTCGTCGAGGATGCGGGGGCCGCGATCGTCGGCATAGGCCGCCAGGGAATTCGTGGTGCCCAGGTCGATGCCGATGATGGGCCCGTCGTCATGAGAATCTCGGGGAGGCATTCCTCAAGGCTAGCGGGAGATCACCGACCATCGATCCGGGGCGGGGGAGTTCGCCATGCCAGTGCCTGGATTCGTTCGACGAGCGCCCGGCCATCGATGGCGGCCGGCGTGGCCCCGGTCAACGAGACCGCGAATCGTCGGCGGCCGCGGTCATCCTCGATGTCGATCAGAGCCATGCTTCGGCCGCGAGGCGGCGACCAGTCGGCCGAGGGTGAGATGCGCTCGGGATTGTCCGGATCGGCCAGCGTGCCCGGGCCGATCAGACGCCACAGGCGATCGATCTCGGA
This genomic stretch from Phycisphaerales bacterium harbors:
- a CDS encoding prepilin-type N-terminal cleavage/methylation domain-containing protein, producing MATHKPGFTLIELSMAIVIGTVILFAAMGMFHTMERADSIAEVRAEESFQLQRTQRVVSRALGSLLVMSRQEQQTAEAARTAQEQAEAAVADGRGLGGGQGEQSEQDTLDDLAATASSFRPRVLLEQDPRLRSQPMVRRVRIGQQGLGQPESTMPQRLELALSAPCVLPSYADTLRRMRIAQLGLETVEVGSSVDEEGAVRGAFVFRDERRLNELGLRVFSMWWIPIAGDEGDAELIESEGLDPAFVDGAVMLIDSIVWARWRFFKEGEWRDRFEVLGELDLAAYAELEMTTAQNVTVAWLFELAWTIGTDPDAEEGDAFGDPDAEDEPISETGEDGRTSGLGGGTN
- a CDS encoding type II secretion system protein GspG, which gives rise to MKNTRSYNRHHARRGFSLLELTLVILIIGVLMGVATVAFGPALLRGKTTGTKASMTTLKRAIVEYQGVNNQYPPTLDALAPGFVESVPMDGWGKPFYYAAPGQDGRDFDLISAGEDGQYTTADDINVWTLDESGTQ
- a CDS encoding type II secretion system F family protein — its product is MSRAAKGPSPYLFLASSPTGGKRLGVRSAASERALASVLGRERRVLVWSRRLPAWLGSAGRMGLKDQAQFNAVLGQLVSRGVPLVEALDVTASAVDASHADRIRRVRSQVAGGSMFADACAKVGIVDPVTSAVYRAAERTGDLGGACAQIARTAERQVKVRSQAITLMFYPIIVLGVSILAGWGMLTFIVPMIGSRLASMGSELPWFTVALMTAGQTIRDNLGVFFLIVLGLLIAGIIMRKAVVLAVWNVVRRLPGMRELVLAQETTRFFSVMAAMTRSGVTLADALVVAYRTVSHAKLRKQLQTLQRRLVEGGQLAQLIEDVDALPLPVRKLLIAAERSGDLEEAFESLADDMAEEVERRSTRALAVLEPGLIIFMFLMIGSMVLAIMLPLFTATANMDMG
- a CDS encoding Hsp70 family protein, with protein sequence MPPRDSHDDGPIIGIDLGTTNSLAAYADDRGPRILDDNAAGSGIVPSVVRYEPRPDGSLDAIVGLDARERAVEFPLTTIASVKRLMGRSLTDAAGDIPYLPYQVLQGPRDMAAVAIPKTDGSTAILTPQEVSAEILRTMKRKAERALGESVRRAVVTVPAYFDDGQRQATRDAGRLAGLDVVRIVSEPTAAALAYGLGSAQRSNVEPATVAVFDLGGGTFDISILRITPGPSSDSPAIFQVLATDGDTRLGGDDADHALVGLFLTEANERFDLGLPDRLADALGALPPQTRRALLTFAQGVKHRLSEDTAATISIDLGEGRTYERTITREEFESLIKPWLDRSIAACKRARRAAANQPGGETIDAVVLVGGSTRIPAVRRAVAQFFGLEPYTALDPDRVVALGAAVQASTLAGLSRNSLLLDAIPLSLGIETVGGAVAKLIVAGATVPARAKETFSTSVDNQTAIELKVLQGEREMAEDCRELGMFKLRGIPPMPAGVPQLEVEFLVDANGVLNVSAIEKRSGQTATLQVIPNHGLTREEVDTIEAQAIEHARDDMTRHRIVDLVAHASLDIKWISEALDRVGNELSDDLQGRIEASVQTVREMAAKAQEDWRAVDPEAFARAKQAMDEASIPLHEAAISASLKGMSGRTT